Proteins from one Coffea arabica cultivar ET-39 chromosome 8c, Coffea Arabica ET-39 HiFi, whole genome shotgun sequence genomic window:
- the LOC113705791 gene encoding uncharacterized protein — MTDQPLRQILTKPEVSGRMTKWAVELAEHDIGYRPRTAIKARALANFLAEGASLSLTRPSSLPADIQSGKPWVLFVDEASSKEGSGAGLLLTSPTGEELTYALRFDFPASNNEAEYEALLRGLRIAHQMGITAIRVRSDSQLVVHQVRGEYETKEDVMKKYLAKVQEAIALFDAFEIERVPRSQNKRADALSKLASSSFANLNKEVLVELVKQKIIDQIQVLAIDSPATWMTPLNNFLNSGILPRDGTEARRLQLRAAKYAYAEGTLYRRSCLSPWLKCVTLEEGDYVLREVHEDLCATHVGSWVLAKKCLLLGYYWPSVFQDAAALVQRCRACQEHAPLRHQPARKMVPIHSPWPFAQWGVDLLGPFPRAPGRYEHLVVAINYFTKWMEAEPLATISGKAVQKFFWKNIVCRFGIPHVLISDNERQFAENPFKSWCAELGINQHLTLVGHPQTNGQVENANRIILQGLKTRLELAQSNWLDELPSVLWAYRTTSRTATHETPFSLTYGVEAVIHAEIGLPSPRTQNFVASSNEEELRCSLDMLEAKSEEAEIRMAKYKSQLACYHNAKVRNIQY; from the coding sequence ATGACTGATCAGCCCCTGCGGCAGATACTTACAAAACCCGAAGTCTCGGGCAGGATGACCAAGTGGGCCGTTGAGCTGGCTGAGCACGACATCGGCTATCGGCCTCGCACCGCTATCAAGGCTCGGGCCTTGGCAAACTTCCTTGCTGAGGGGGCTAGCTTGTCCCTGACCAGGCCGAGCTCTCTGCCCGCGGACATACAGTCGGGAAAGCCATGGGTGCTATTCGTAGACGAAGCCTCGAGTAAGGAAGGAAGCGGAGCTGGCCTGCTGCTCACCTCGCCCACCGGGGAAGAGCTGACATACGCGCTCAGATTCGACTTTCCCGCGTCCAACAATGAGGCAGAGTACGAGGCCCTATTGAGAGGATTGCGGATAGCCCACCAGATGGGTATAACCGCGATTAGAGTCCGGAGCGACTCTCAGCTCGTAGTCCACCAAGTTCGCGGGGAGTATGAAACCAAGGAGGATGTCATGAAGAAATACCTGGCCAAGGTGCAAGAGGCAATAGCCCTGTTTGATGCTTTTGAAATCGAGCGGGTGCCGAGATCACAAAACAAGCGTGCAGACGCCCTGTCGAAACTGGCGTCCTCCTCGTTCGCGAACCTGAACAAGGAAGTCTTGGTAGAGTTGGTCAAACAGAAAATCATTGACCAGATCCAGGTCTTGGCTATAGATAGCCCGGCCACCTGGATGACCCCTCTCAATAACTTCCTCAACTCGGGTATCCTCCCCAGGGACGGGACCGAGGCCCGTCGACTCCAGCTCAGAGCTGCTAAGTACGCCTACGCTGAGGGAACCCTCTACAGGAGGTCGTGTCTGTCCCCCTGGCTAAAGTGCGTGACTCTTGAGGAGGGCGACTACGTCCTCCGTGAAGTTCACGAGGACTTATGCGCAACACATGTGGGATCCTGGGTCTTGGCAAAAAAGTGTCTTCTCCTGGGCTACTATTGGCCCTCAGTGTTCCAAGATGCCGCGGCACTAGTTCAGAGATGCCGAGCTTGCCAGGAGCACGCCCCGCTGCGCCACCAACCAGCTCGGAAAATGGTTCCTATTCATAGCCCTTGGCCCTTTGCTCAGTGGGGGGTAGACCTCCTGGGGCCTTTCCCTCGAGCTCCGGGGAGATACGAGCACCTCGTGGTGGCCATCAACTACTTTACAAAGTGGATGGAAGCGGAGCCCCTGGCCACTATCTCTGGAAAGGCAGTTCAGAAATTCTTCTGGAAGAACATAGTCTGCCGCTTCGGGATTCCGCATGTCTTAATATCCGACAATGAGCGCCAGTTCGCCGAGAATCCCTTCAAGAGCTGGTGCGCCGAGCTCGGGATCAACCAACACTTAACATTGGTCGGCCACCCCCAGACCAACGGCCAGGTGGAAAACGCTAACCGAATCATTCTGCAAGGACTAAAAACTAGGTTGGAACTAGCCCAGTCTAACTGGTTAGATGAACTCCCTAGTGTCCTCTGGGCTTACCGCACTACGTCCAGGACGGCCACCCACGAGACCCCGTTCTCCCTGACTTATGGGGTAGAGGCGGTGATACATGCGGAGATCGGTCTCCCCTCGCCTCGGACACAGAACTTCGTTGCGTCATCCAACGAGGAAGAGCTGAGGTGTAGCTTGGATATGCTAGAGGCCAAGAGTGAGGAAGCGGAGATACGGATGGCAAAGTATAAAAGCCAGCTCGCCTGCTATCATAACGCCAAAGTGAGGAACATACAGTACTAG